Proteins encoded in a region of the Isosphaeraceae bacterium EP7 genome:
- a CDS encoding DNA methyltransferase, translated as MFVQIGDENVHLIRCLMDEVIGSENFCGQIAYSKTTGATVTKLPGTLDYVLWFAKSSNHVKYRQLFTDKAIGGEGSEKYYNLELRSGESRPLTSEEKRNPSTIPIDARVYRLSDLMSQSIGRDKGEGAACWFSVRIGDREFLPSIRNRWKTNEAGMGRLVAAKRIQVTGNTLAYIRLINDFPAYPITNSWSDIGGIQSRSDPKIYVVQTATTAVERCILMTTDPGDLILDPTCGSGTAAYVAEQWGRRWITIDTSRVALALARTRLMAARFPYYLLADSPEGRKKQADLTATPTDIDAPSTRRDMHKGFVYRTVPHVTLKSIANNPDISEGMTRDQIDKAITRHAESETLYDQPYEDKGIVRLTGPFTVESLSPHRSLPTGTTDETPAPTTPASVASAGFGTMILDNLRKAGVKGTDKAQRITLARLDPFPGEFIHAEGETDTGTAVRVCVGPEFGTIGDAEIKKAAIEAIRGSRCELLLVCAFAFEASVHEQTAELTKEIKFGKLAILPVRMNPDLAMGDELLKKTGAGNLFTVFGEPDLKLTQVNGQVTVEIRGVDVFDPSTGAVRTGDTDDIACWFIDTDYDGQSFFVRHAYFLYGGKNTTEGPYDKLKKALRAEIDEGEWSKLYSATSQPFDLPTTGKIAVKVINHFGDEVLKVYPVNTPKSS; from the coding sequence ATTTTCGTCCAGATTGGCGATGAGAACGTGCATCTCATCCGCTGCCTGATGGACGAGGTGATAGGTAGCGAAAATTTTTGCGGGCAAATCGCATATTCAAAAACGACTGGTGCTACGGTTACAAAGTTGCCTGGAACATTGGATTACGTGCTTTGGTTTGCAAAATCTTCGAATCATGTAAAGTACAGACAGTTATTTACTGATAAAGCTATCGGCGGTGAAGGATCGGAGAAATATTATAATCTAGAATTGAGATCGGGTGAGAGTCGGCCTCTCACCAGCGAGGAAAAGCGAAATCCTTCAACCATACCTATCGACGCTCGTGTATATCGGCTTAGTGATTTAATGAGTCAGAGCATTGGGAGAGATAAAGGAGAGGGCGCAGCGTGTTGGTTCTCCGTTAGGATTGGAGATAGGGAATTTCTTCCCAGCATACGAAATCGTTGGAAGACCAACGAGGCCGGCATGGGTCGCCTGGTCGCGGCAAAACGAATTCAGGTTACTGGAAACACACTGGCTTACATTAGATTAATTAATGATTTTCCTGCTTACCCAATCACCAACAGCTGGAGCGATATTGGTGGGATACAGAGTAGATCTGACCCGAAAATTTACGTAGTACAAACTGCGACTACTGCCGTCGAACGCTGCATTCTCATGACCACCGACCCCGGCGACCTCATCCTAGACCCAACATGCGGCAGCGGCACAGCGGCCTACGTCGCCGAACAGTGGGGCCGGCGGTGGATCACGATCGATACGTCCCGCGTCGCGCTGGCGCTGGCTCGCACCCGGCTCATGGCCGCTCGCTTCCCCTATTACCTGCTCGCCGATTCGCCCGAAGGCCGCAAGAAGCAGGCGGATCTGACGGCCACGCCGACCGACATCGACGCACCCTCCACGCGACGCGACATGCACAAGGGGTTCGTCTACCGCACCGTACCGCACGTCACCCTCAAGAGCATCGCCAACAACCCCGACATCAGCGAGGGGATGACCCGCGACCAGATTGACAAGGCGATCACCCGGCACGCCGAGTCGGAGACGCTGTATGACCAGCCCTACGAAGACAAGGGGATCGTGCGGCTGACCGGGCCGTTCACCGTGGAAAGCCTGTCGCCCCACCGCAGCCTGCCCACCGGGACTACCGACGAAACCCCCGCGCCCACCACGCCCGCATCCGTGGCGTCGGCCGGCTTCGGCACGATGATCCTGGACAATCTGCGCAAGGCCGGCGTGAAGGGGACGGACAAGGCGCAGCGGATCACGCTCGCCCGGCTCGACCCGTTCCCGGGCGAATTCATCCACGCCGAAGGCGAGACCGACACCGGCACCGCCGTGCGCGTCTGCGTCGGCCCCGAGTTCGGCACGATCGGCGACGCGGAGATCAAGAAGGCCGCGATCGAGGCGATCAGGGGGAGCCGGTGCGAGCTGCTGCTCGTCTGCGCCTTCGCGTTCGAGGCCAGCGTCCACGAGCAGACGGCCGAGCTGACCAAGGAGATCAAGTTCGGCAAGCTGGCCATCCTGCCGGTGCGGATGAACCCGGACCTGGCGATGGGCGACGAGCTGCTGAAGAAGACCGGGGCCGGCAACCTATTCACCGTGTTCGGCGAGCCCGACCTGAAGCTGACCCAGGTCAACGGTCAGGTCACCGTCGAGATCCGCGGCGTCGACGTCTTCGACCCCAGCACAGGCGCCGTCCGCACCGGAGACACCGACGACATCGCCTGCTGGTTCATCGACACCGACTACGACGGCCAGAGCTTCTTCGTCCGCCACGCCTACTTCCTCTACGGCGGCAAGAACACGACCGAAGGCCCCTACGACAAGCTGAAGAAGGCCCTCCGCGCCGAGATCGACGAAGGCGAGTGGTCCAAGCTCTACAGCGCCACGAGCCAGCCGTTCGACCTCCCGACGACTGGCAAGATCGCCGTGAAGGTCATCAACCACTTCGGCGACGAGGTGCTGAAGGTCTACCCGGTGAATACACCTAAATCAAGTTGA
- a CDS encoding DUF1559 domain-containing protein has product MAKILPRRRRGFTLIEILVVIAIIAVLIGLLLPAVQSAREAARRMQCNNNLKQLALATVHYTEIVGTMPMGFPFQRMFTNVNRMYSNHSVFVSVLPQMDQQALFNTINFDGNVHNSANTTIFGVGLNFLQCPSDPGVAERRVVQILDPGDASMHYTSYAGNSGTWQLWFQQDPIPQAHMNGLFHLSSSTRMADITDGTSNTFLLGERAHGLLNKSSATWWHWWATANYGDTLFCTLWPMNSHRRVDELFGDSSDPRMAAYISGTSSFHPGGCNFAFADGSVRFFKESINAWAYDPRTGLPVGLTFDPAGPYRVAKGTTRGVFQALSTRSGGEVIGAED; this is encoded by the coding sequence ATGGCCAAGATTCTCCCCCGGCGGCGACGAGGCTTCACGTTGATCGAGATACTCGTGGTGATCGCCATCATCGCCGTCCTGATCGGGTTGCTCCTGCCGGCCGTCCAGTCGGCGCGAGAAGCCGCCCGACGGATGCAGTGCAACAACAACCTCAAACAGCTGGCCCTCGCCACGGTCCACTACACGGAGATAGTCGGAACGATGCCGATGGGCTTCCCTTTCCAGAGGATGTTCACGAATGTCAATCGGATGTATAGCAATCACAGCGTCTTCGTCTCCGTCCTCCCCCAGATGGATCAGCAGGCGCTGTTCAATACGATCAACTTCGACGGCAACGTGCACAACTCGGCCAACACGACGATTTTCGGCGTCGGCTTGAATTTCCTCCAGTGCCCCAGCGACCCTGGGGTCGCCGAGCGGAGGGTCGTCCAGATCCTGGACCCCGGCGATGCGTCGATGCATTACACCAGCTACGCGGGAAACTCCGGCACCTGGCAGCTCTGGTTCCAGCAGGATCCTATCCCGCAGGCCCATATGAACGGGCTCTTTCACCTCTCCAGCAGCACCAGAATGGCTGACATCACCGACGGGACGTCGAACACGTTCCTGCTCGGCGAGCGCGCCCACGGCCTGCTCAACAAGTCCTCGGCGACCTGGTGGCACTGGTGGGCTACGGCCAATTATGGTGATACGCTGTTCTGCACACTCTGGCCGATGAACTCCCACCGGCGGGTCGACGAGCTCTTCGGCGACTCCAGCGACCCCAGGATGGCGGCCTACATCAGCGGTACCTCCAGCTTCCACCCTGGCGGCTGCAACTTCGCCTTCGCCGACGGCTCAGTCCGCTTCTTCAAGGAGTCGATCAATGCCTGGGCCTACGACCCGCGGACCGGATTGCCCGTCGGCCTGACGTTCGACCCGGCCGGCCCGTATCGGGTCGCCAAGGGAACCACTCGGGGTGTCTTCCAGGCCCTCTCGACGAGGAGCGGCGGCGAGGTGATCGGCGCCGAGGACTGA
- a CDS encoding protein kinase, with protein MEPTEQFDSDERRERLERVIGEYLESFDAGRAPTLDVWLAEHPDLEPDLLQFLSDQGEMARLVPPDSIRAGADKDTPDAAMVGTSDARAETVGQASASTVASGRATASLAEGPGRSPSPPPGVNGADAFPPGTRVQYFGDFELIEPIGRGGMGRVYRARQVSLGRVVALKMLLAGRLADDEEIKRLHAEARAVAELDHDHIVPIYEVGKHKGQHYFSMKLVEGGSLDRQLARYGDDPRTAARLVVTVARAVHHAHQRGILHRDLKPANILIDAEGRPHVTDFGLAMRIGVELTTESGQIAGTVPYMSPEQASGRRGAVTTSSDVHGLGTVLYACLTGRAPFRGSSLLETLEQVRERAPERPSAINAKVDRDLETICLKCLEKGPARRYDSAATLADDLERWLEGKPILARRTGAAERAAKWVRRHPAAASLVGMSGVAALTLVGLAVALTYHSRLTIAYAEKDLALKAERQVRYFNRILSADRELRENNPARTEELLEECPEDNWGWERHYLKRQTHTELMSFPAHEGLVYSVAISPDGRLIATGGLDRVVRIWDSATGREIRALRGHGAGRCAVAFSPDGTRLASVCGSIHQPSKLLVHEVATGRAIIDMGLGPMNADGYVAYRRDGREIVISSGDPVPDGWVQVRDAETGRERLMIPVPDEPSYSASFSPDGSRLVGFVGKSNLADPDRKPGQVWVWDAATGKVLSQLPVEGGAMSVTSSPDGTRIAAGGYDAMVHVWDAGDYRKVLAYRGHGSCVNRVAFSPDGRRIASTSDDGSAQIWDAENGRVLITLRGHRGPFFGLAFSADGRRLVTGGEDGTVKVWDAEATPEARTLAGHSSRASAVAFSRDGRLLVSAGMDQALRIWEVRSGRLLTTLSGHSAPVYGVAFSTDGRRIASAAGDWKQSDRPGEVMIWDAATGLAIHTLRAHRGVAWSVAFSPDGQRLASAGGEYRSPGGDVVVWDVATGSMLGTIGGLEAGVPHVTFSPDGRQIAAAVGKVLRVWDAESRRPLAALEGHEQLIKGISYSPDGRKLASASSDGTLRIWDAKNSRPQGRPLKGHKMWVTGVTFSPDGRRLASASADHTVRIWDVDAGQELIALRGHPNYVWGVAFSPDGRTIASADQDGFLKLWDGSPWTGGTR; from the coding sequence ATGGAGCCGACCGAACAGTTTGACAGCGATGAGAGGCGGGAGCGGCTGGAGCGGGTCATCGGGGAATACCTGGAGTCGTTCGACGCCGGCCGCGCCCCCACCCTCGACGTCTGGCTCGCCGAGCACCCGGACCTGGAGCCGGACCTCCTCCAGTTCCTCTCCGACCAGGGCGAGATGGCCCGGTTGGTCCCGCCTGACTCGATCCGAGCCGGAGCCGATAAGGACACCCCGGACGCCGCGATGGTCGGGACGTCCGACGCCCGCGCAGAGACCGTTGGCCAGGCCTCGGCCTCGACTGTCGCCTCCGGTCGCGCGACCGCGTCGCTAGCCGAGGGGCCGGGCCGTTCCCCGTCCCCGCCGCCGGGCGTCAATGGAGCCGACGCCTTCCCGCCGGGGACTCGCGTCCAGTACTTCGGCGACTTCGAGCTGATCGAGCCGATCGGCCGCGGCGGCATGGGCCGGGTCTATCGGGCCCGCCAGGTCAGCCTGGGCCGGGTCGTGGCCCTGAAGATGCTCCTGGCCGGACGGCTGGCCGACGACGAGGAGATCAAGCGGCTCCACGCCGAGGCCCGCGCCGTCGCCGAGCTGGACCACGACCACATCGTGCCGATCTACGAGGTGGGCAAGCACAAGGGCCAGCATTACTTCAGCATGAAGCTGGTCGAGGGGGGAAGCCTCGACCGCCAGCTCGCCCGCTACGGCGACGATCCCCGGACCGCGGCCAGGCTGGTCGTCACGGTTGCCAGGGCCGTCCACCACGCGCACCAGAGGGGCATCCTGCACCGCGACCTAAAGCCCGCCAACATCCTCATCGACGCCGAGGGCCGCCCCCACGTCACCGACTTCGGCCTGGCCATGCGGATCGGCGTCGAGTTGACGACCGAGTCGGGCCAGATCGCCGGGACCGTCCCGTACATGAGCCCCGAGCAGGCGAGCGGGCGTCGGGGGGCAGTGACGACCTCGTCCGATGTCCACGGGCTGGGGACGGTGCTCTACGCCTGCCTGACCGGCCGGGCGCCGTTCCGCGGCAGCTCGCTCCTGGAGACGCTGGAGCAGGTCCGGGAGCGGGCGCCCGAGCGGCCATCGGCGATCAACGCCAAGGTCGACCGGGACCTGGAGACGATCTGCCTAAAGTGCCTGGAGAAGGGGCCGGCCAGGCGGTACGACTCGGCGGCGACCCTGGCCGACGACCTGGAGCGGTGGCTGGAGGGCAAGCCGATCCTGGCGCGGCGGACGGGCGCGGCGGAGCGGGCGGCGAAGTGGGTTCGGCGTCACCCGGCGGCGGCGTCGCTGGTGGGCATGAGCGGGGTGGCGGCCCTGACCCTGGTCGGGCTGGCGGTCGCCCTGACCTACCACTCTCGGCTAACGATCGCCTATGCCGAGAAGGACCTCGCGTTGAAGGCCGAGCGCCAGGTCCGCTACTTCAACCGGATCCTCTCCGCCGATCGCGAACTCCGGGAGAACAACCCGGCCCGGACGGAGGAATTGCTGGAGGAGTGCCCCGAGGACAACTGGGGTTGGGAACGTCACTACCTGAAGCGCCAGACTCACACCGAGCTGATGTCCTTCCCGGCCCACGAGGGCCTCGTCTACTCGGTGGCGATCAGCCCCGACGGCCGGCTCATCGCCACGGGAGGATTGGATCGCGTCGTCCGGATCTGGGATTCGGCGACCGGGCGTGAGATCAGGGCCCTGCGAGGACATGGGGCGGGGCGTTGCGCGGTGGCCTTCAGCCCCGACGGGACGAGGCTGGCCTCGGTCTGCGGCTCGATTCATCAGCCCTCCAAGCTCCTGGTCCACGAGGTAGCGACCGGTCGCGCGATCATCGATATGGGCCTGGGGCCGATGAACGCCGACGGCTATGTGGCCTACCGCCGAGACGGCCGGGAGATCGTGATCTCGAGTGGCGATCCCGTGCCGGATGGCTGGGTCCAGGTCCGGGACGCGGAGACGGGCCGGGAACGGCTCATGATCCCGGTGCCGGACGAGCCCAGCTATTCGGCGTCGTTCAGCCCGGACGGCTCGCGACTGGTGGGGTTCGTGGGAAAGTCTAACCTCGCCGACCCCGATCGGAAGCCCGGCCAGGTCTGGGTCTGGGACGCGGCGACGGGCAAGGTCTTGAGTCAACTGCCGGTCGAGGGGGGCGCGATGTCCGTGACATCCAGCCCGGACGGGACTCGGATCGCGGCCGGGGGGTACGATGCCATGGTCCACGTCTGGGATGCCGGCGATTATCGGAAGGTGCTGGCGTATCGGGGCCACGGGAGCTGCGTGAACCGGGTCGCCTTCAGCCCCGACGGCCGACGGATCGCCTCGACCAGCGACGATGGCTCCGCCCAGATCTGGGACGCCGAGAACGGTCGTGTCTTGATCACCTTGCGAGGCCACCGCGGGCCGTTCTTCGGGCTGGCGTTCAGCGCCGACGGCCGTCGCCTGGTCACCGGCGGTGAGGACGGCACGGTCAAGGTCTGGGATGCGGAGGCCACCCCGGAGGCCCGGACCCTGGCCGGACACTCCTCGAGGGCGTCGGCTGTGGCCTTCAGCCGCGACGGCCGGCTCCTGGTCTCGGCCGGCATGGATCAGGCCTTGAGGATCTGGGAGGTGCGATCGGGCCGGCTGCTAACGACCCTGTCCGGCCACTCGGCCCCGGTCTATGGCGTGGCGTTCAGCACGGACGGCCGGAGGATCGCCTCGGCCGCGGGGGACTGGAAGCAGTCCGATCGCCCGGGCGAGGTGATGATCTGGGATGCGGCGACCGGCCTGGCGATCCATACCCTGCGGGCCCACAGGGGGGTCGCCTGGAGCGTGGCCTTCAGCCCCGACGGGCAGCGGCTCGCCTCCGCCGGCGGGGAATACCGCAGTCCCGGTGGTGACGTGGTCGTCTGGGACGTAGCCACGGGGAGCATGCTGGGAACGATCGGAGGACTCGAAGCCGGGGTGCCCCATGTGACCTTCAGCCCCGACGGGCGGCAAATCGCGGCGGCCGTCGGGAAGGTCCTCCGGGTCTGGGACGCGGAGTCGAGGCGCCCCCTCGCGGCGCTCGAAGGCCACGAGCAGTTGATCAAAGGGATCTCCTACAGCCCGGATGGCAGGAAGCTCGCATCGGCCAGCTCCGACGGGACTCTCCGCATCTGGGATGCCAAGAACAGTCGCCCCCAGGGCCGGCCACTCAAAGGGCACAAGATGTGGGTCACCGGCGTCACCTTCAGCCCCGACGGGCGGCGGCTTGCCTCGGCCAGCGCCGATCACACCGTCCGGATCTGGGACGTCGATGCCGGCCAGGAGCTAATCGCTCTGCGAGGTCATCCGAACTACGTCTGGGGCGTGGCGTTCAGCCCGGACGGACGGACAATCGCCTCGGCGGACCAAGACGGGTTCTTGAAGTTATGGGACGGGTCGCCATGGACGGGAGGCACGCGATGA
- a CDS encoding sigma-70 family RNA polymerase sigma factor, with product MTLDADRVPPLEDYRDYLLLLARLQIDGRLRGQLDPSDVVQQTLLKAHEKRDQFRGKTHGEQAAWLRMILARAVVDAARKYGDGAAGRERSLDEALGRSSRRLEAWLAAGQSLPLSRMERDEGLFRLADALARLPVDQRRAVELRYLRGMSMAEIGQEVGRSTAAVGGLLQRGLRALRQMLGESRGEA from the coding sequence ATGACACTCGACGCCGACCGGGTGCCGCCGCTCGAAGATTATCGCGACTATCTCCTCCTGCTCGCCCGGCTCCAGATCGACGGCCGGCTCCGGGGCCAGCTCGACCCCTCCGATGTGGTCCAGCAGACGTTGCTCAAGGCCCACGAGAAGCGGGACCAGTTCCGGGGGAAGACCCATGGCGAGCAGGCGGCCTGGCTCAGGATGATCTTGGCGAGGGCCGTGGTCGACGCGGCCCGGAAGTACGGCGACGGGGCGGCCGGACGGGAACGCTCGCTGGACGAGGCGCTGGGGCGATCCTCGCGGCGGCTGGAGGCCTGGCTGGCGGCCGGTCAATCGCTTCCCTTGAGCCGGATGGAGCGAGATGAGGGGCTGTTCCGCCTGGCCGATGCCCTGGCCCGCCTGCCCGTCGACCAGCGACGGGCCGTGGAGCTGCGGTACTTGAGGGGCATGTCGATGGCCGAGATTGGCCAGGAGGTCGGTCGGAGCACGGCGGCGGTGGGGGGCCTGCTCCAGCGGGGGCTGCGGGCGCTGAGGCAGATGCTTGGAGAGTCCAGAGGGGAGGCGTGA
- a CDS encoding IS3 family transposase (programmed frameshift), with amino-acid sequence MKKSKFTVEQITFALRQAESGLGVEETCRKLGVSQATFFRWKVKYGELGTPEVRRLRLLEEENQKLKQLVADLSLDKKMLQDVLAKKILSPPQRRAVVADLTVRFGVSVRRACQVVGYPRSTYHYRRTRDAQEPLRLRLRELATSRVRYGYRRLHILLEREGWAINVKRVDRLYGLERLTLRRKAPRRRVSSRHRDDRPAIEAANQAWAMDFMSDALSDGGKLRVLTVLDLFTREAVAMRVAPRFTSGQVAEVMAEVSSTRGAPRALRVDNGPEFTGKMLDLWAHLNGVTLDFSRPGKPTDNAFIESFNGRVREECLNQTYFTSLEDARERVESWRVDYNEVRPHGALGNLAPRDFAVLKASDLNASSDRKTLV; translated from the exons ATGAAGAAGTCGAAGTTCACCGTCGAGCAGATCACCTTCGCCCTGAGGCAGGCCGAGTCCGGACTGGGGGTCGAGGAGACCTGCCGCAAACTGGGCGTCAGCCAGGCCACGTTTTTCCGTTGGAAGGTCAAGTACGGCGAGTTGGGCACCCCCGAGGTGCGGCGGCTCCGCCTGCTCGAGGAGGAGAACCAGAAGCTCAAGCAGCTGGTCGCCGACCTCAGCCTCGACAAGAAGATGCTCCAGGACGTCCTGGCAA AAAAAATCCTGAGCCCGCCGCAGCGACGGGCGGTCGTAGCGGACCTGACCGTCCGCTTCGGCGTCAGCGTGCGGCGGGCCTGCCAGGTCGTCGGTTACCCGCGGTCGACGTATCACTACCGGAGGACCCGCGACGCCCAGGAGCCCCTCCGGCTGCGGCTGCGCGAGCTGGCCACCAGCCGCGTCCGATACGGCTACCGCCGGCTGCACATCCTGCTCGAACGCGAGGGCTGGGCCATCAACGTCAAGCGGGTCGATCGCCTCTACGGCCTGGAGCGATTGACGTTGCGGCGGAAGGCCCCGAGGCGACGGGTGAGCTCTCGCCATCGCGACGACCGGCCGGCCATCGAGGCGGCCAACCAGGCCTGGGCGATGGACTTCATGAGTGACGCACTCTCGGATGGCGGCAAGCTCCGCGTCCTGACGGTGCTCGACCTGTTCACCCGCGAGGCGGTGGCCATGCGAGTGGCCCCGCGGTTCACCTCCGGGCAGGTCGCCGAGGTGATGGCGGAGGTCTCCTCGACCCGAGGGGCGCCGCGTGCACTGCGGGTGGACAACGGCCCGGAGTTCACGGGCAAGATGCTCGACCTGTGGGCGCACCTGAACGGCGTGACGCTGGATTTCAGCCGCCCCGGCAAGCCGACGGACAACGCCTTCATCGAGTCCTTCAATGGCCGCGTCCGCGAGGAGTGCCTCAATCAGACCTACTTCACCAGCCTCGAAGACGCCCGGGAGCGGGTGGAATCGTGGCGGGTCGACTACAATGAAGTCCGCCCGCACGGCGCCCTGGGGAACCTGGCCCCGAGGGATTTCGCCGTATTGAAGGCCAGTGATCTGAACGCCTCGTCCGACCGGAAAACTCTCGTTTAG
- a CDS encoding spherulation-specific family 4 protein, with protein sequence MKLLVPAYFYPAGKSLDDWERIFKGALRTPLTIIANPNSGPGETEDANYLAVIHRAASSQIAIAGYVDTGYAKRPTAEVRADIEKWIRFYPEIGGIFLDSQSPRAEHVDYYAALRTFVAEKISRGFVITNPGTTCAEEYFSRPATDVACVFASHEPFDNFRLPATWSGRYPSKNFAAIPYGIEGEAAMRGSIRQAASGHLGYIYVSDAKSPNPWDHLPRYWEAEVDAVRRVNQRQAP encoded by the coding sequence ATGAAGCTGTTAGTTCCCGCCTATTTCTACCCGGCGGGAAAGTCGCTGGACGATTGGGAACGAATCTTCAAGGGAGCTCTGCGGACCCCGCTGACCATCATCGCCAATCCGAATTCGGGCCCGGGCGAGACGGAGGATGCGAACTACCTCGCGGTCATCCACAGGGCCGCGTCATCCCAGATTGCAATCGCGGGATACGTCGATACCGGGTACGCAAAACGGCCCACGGCCGAGGTCCGGGCCGACATCGAGAAGTGGATCCGCTTCTATCCGGAAATCGGGGGCATCTTCCTCGATTCGCAGTCCCCGCGGGCGGAGCATGTCGATTACTACGCCGCATTGCGGACGTTCGTCGCCGAGAAGATCTCCCGCGGGTTCGTGATCACGAATCCGGGCACGACCTGCGCCGAGGAGTACTTCTCGCGGCCAGCGACGGACGTCGCATGCGTCTTCGCCTCGCACGAGCCATTCGACAACTTCCGGCTCCCTGCGACCTGGAGTGGGCGTTACCCGAGCAAGAACTTCGCGGCGATCCCGTACGGGATCGAGGGCGAGGCGGCCATGAGAGGGTCGATCAGGCAGGCGGCCAGTGGACACCTGGGGTATATTTACGTCAGCGATGCGAAGTCGCCCAATCCCTGGGACCATCTCCCGCGGTACTGGGAGGCCGAAGTCGACGCCGTACGCCGCGTGAACCAGAGGCAAGCGCCGTAG
- a CDS encoding bifunctional serine/threonine-protein kinase/formylglycine-generating enzyme family protein — MRSEIWSPPPRPIPGYEIVRPLGGGGMGVVYLARQISLGRVVAIKLLANGPDSSLVSLARRFRREAELMARIRHPNIVSIHEFGEVDGLPFLVMEYVEGNDLRHSMVEGTPLEILQVRSLIAPLVSALDCLHKHGILHRDFKPENIIIGPGFTPMVSDFGISVEYATAGSLTKGDQWFGTIGYVAPEQQYRLNVDERADQYSMAAVMYEALTGQKPLGVFKPPSQLNRRLDERVDEVLMRALQEDRDDRFPTIVGFGTALEAALAPPPARRPPAGRRSLRIAAIALLPLIGIAWWILRHREVVVVSKPGKGVATRLSKSLDLSFVFISPGEFTMGSPDSDPLASVHEMPPHPVKIARSFYLSTCEITVGQFRRFVEATGYRSDAEAQGRGGYLYDAQQEALLQHPHYLWSSPTGDKSPDDDEPVVQVSWNDAVAFCAWLSKADRRTYRLPTEAEWEYACRAGKNARWCMGDDVGELGTYAWTEENSGMAAHPVGLKRANDFGLYDMHGNVWEWTQDRFASYEGAPAAAPPGAAPPVERTLRGGSWEKGELMQTRSGARRDSPPDYAYFTYGFRVCAPL; from the coding sequence ATGAGATCGGAAATCTGGTCGCCTCCCCCACGCCCGATCCCCGGTTACGAGATTGTCAGGCCGCTCGGCGGTGGTGGCATGGGGGTCGTCTACCTGGCCCGTCAAATCTCGCTGGGCCGCGTCGTTGCGATCAAGCTCCTGGCGAACGGCCCCGACTCGAGCCTGGTCAGCTTGGCGAGACGGTTCCGTCGCGAGGCGGAATTGATGGCCAGGATACGCCACCCTAACATCGTCTCCATTCACGAGTTCGGCGAAGTTGACGGCCTTCCTTTCCTCGTCATGGAGTATGTCGAGGGGAACGACCTCCGGCATTCGATGGTCGAGGGGACGCCACTCGAGATCCTCCAGGTCCGATCGCTGATCGCCCCGCTGGTGTCGGCCCTCGACTGCTTGCACAAGCACGGGATCCTGCACCGCGACTTCAAGCCGGAAAACATCATCATCGGGCCGGGCTTCACCCCCATGGTGTCCGACTTCGGGATCTCCGTGGAATACGCCACGGCCGGGTCGCTGACCAAGGGGGACCAATGGTTCGGGACGATTGGCTACGTGGCCCCCGAGCAGCAATATCGCCTTAATGTCGACGAGCGGGCCGACCAGTACTCGATGGCGGCCGTCATGTACGAGGCCTTGACCGGCCAGAAGCCACTCGGCGTCTTCAAGCCACCGTCTCAATTGAACCGGCGGCTCGACGAGCGCGTTGACGAGGTGCTGATGCGGGCCTTGCAGGAGGATCGCGACGACCGATTCCCGACGATCGTGGGATTCGGGACGGCGCTCGAGGCCGCGCTCGCCCCGCCGCCCGCCCGTCGACCGCCTGCGGGACGGCGATCCCTGCGAATCGCCGCGATCGCGCTGCTGCCCCTCATCGGCATCGCCTGGTGGATCCTCCGCCATCGGGAGGTCGTCGTTGTCAGCAAACCGGGCAAGGGCGTCGCCACCCGGCTGAGCAAGTCATTGGACCTGTCGTTCGTGTTCATCTCCCCGGGCGAGTTCACGATGGGATCTCCCGATTCGGACCCACTCGCGAGCGTCCATGAGATGCCCCCGCATCCCGTGAAGATCGCCCGTTCGTTCTATCTGTCCACCTGCGAGATCACCGTGGGACAGTTCCGCCGATTCGTCGAGGCGACCGGATACCGCAGCGATGCCGAGGCCCAGGGGCGAGGCGGGTATCTCTACGACGCACAGCAGGAAGCACTCCTCCAGCACCCTCACTACCTCTGGAGCAGCCCGACCGGGGACAAATCGCCCGATGATGACGAGCCCGTGGTGCAGGTGAGCTGGAACGACGCCGTGGCGTTCTGCGCGTGGCTCTCGAAGGCCGATCGCAGGACCTACCGGTTGCCGACCGAGGCCGAATGGGAGTATGCGTGCCGGGCGGGCAAGAACGCCCGTTGGTGCATGGGCGACGATGTCGGAGAACTCGGGACCTACGCCTGGACCGAGGAAAACTCCGGAATGGCCGCCCATCCGGTCGGGCTCAAGCGCGCGAACGACTTCGGCCTCTACGACATGCATGGCAACGTCTGGGAGTGGACCCAGGATCGCTTCGCCTCCTATGAGGGAGCCCCGGCGGCCGCCCCGCCAGGCGCCGCGCCGCCCGTCGAGCGTACCCTTCGCGGGGGCTCCTGGGAAAAGGGCGAGCTGATGCAGACCCGATCCGGGGCGAGGCGTGACTCGCCCCCAGATTATGCCTACTTCACCTACGGCTTCCGCGTCTGCGCACCGCTCTGA